The Flavobacterium sp. 123 genome contains a region encoding:
- the aspS gene encoding aspartate--tRNA ligase, whose protein sequence is MYRSHNCGELNASHINTEVTLAGWVQKSRDKGFMNWVDLRDRYGITQLIFDESRTKKNVFELAKTLGREFVIQVKGTVIEREAKNKNIATGEIEILVTEMTILNAALTPPFTIEDETDGGEDIRMKYRYLDIRRNPVKNSLLFRHKVAMEVRKYLSDLDFCEVETPYLIKSTPEGARDFVVPSRMNEGQFYALPQSPQTFKQLLMVGGMDKYFQIVKCFRDEDLRADRQPEFTQIDCEMAFVEQEDILNVFEGLTRHLLKEIKGVEVDKFPRITYEYAMKTYGNDKPDIRFGMEFGELNEVAQHKEFPVFNAAELVVGIAVPGAGNYTRKEIDALIDWVKRPQVGASGMVYVKCNDDGTYKSSVDKFYDQEDLKKWAANTGAKAGDMIFVLSGPADKTRGQLSALRMEVATRLGLRNPAEFAPLWVVDFPLLELDEESGRWHAMHHPFTSPKPEDMELLATNPGKVRANAYDMVLNGNEIGGGSIRIHDKTTQQLMFKYLGFTEEEAKAQFGFLMDAFQFGAPPHGGLAFGLDRLVAILGGQETIRDFIAFPKNNSGRDVMIDAPSIIDDSQLNELHIKLDLK, encoded by the coding sequence ATGTATAGAAGTCATAACTGTGGCGAATTAAACGCCTCACATATTAATACTGAAGTTACACTAGCGGGTTGGGTTCAAAAATCACGCGATAAAGGTTTTATGAATTGGGTCGATTTGCGTGACCGTTATGGAATTACACAATTGATTTTTGACGAAAGTCGTACCAAAAAAAATGTTTTTGAACTAGCTAAAACCTTAGGTCGTGAATTTGTAATACAAGTTAAAGGAACCGTTATTGAGCGTGAAGCCAAAAACAAAAACATCGCAACAGGTGAAATCGAAATTTTAGTTACAGAAATGACTATTTTGAATGCGGCATTAACCCCTCCTTTCACAATAGAAGACGAAACTGATGGCGGAGAAGACATACGTATGAAATACCGTTACCTTGACATCAGAAGAAATCCTGTAAAAAACAGTTTGCTTTTCCGTCATAAAGTAGCCATGGAAGTACGAAAATACCTTTCGGACTTAGATTTTTGTGAAGTTGAAACTCCTTATTTAATTAAATCAACTCCTGAAGGCGCAAGAGATTTTGTTGTTCCTTCCAGAATGAATGAAGGTCAATTTTATGCATTGCCACAATCTCCACAAACCTTCAAACAATTATTGATGGTGGGTGGAATGGATAAATATTTCCAAATTGTAAAATGTTTCCGTGACGAAGATTTACGTGCTGACAGACAACCAGAATTCACACAGATTGATTGTGAAATGGCCTTTGTAGAACAAGAAGATATTTTAAATGTTTTTGAAGGATTGACCAGACACTTACTAAAAGAAATAAAAGGTGTTGAAGTAGATAAATTCCCAAGAATTACCTACGAATATGCTATGAAAACATACGGAAATGACAAACCAGACATTCGTTTCGGAATGGAATTTGGCGAATTAAACGAAGTTGCACAACACAAAGAATTCCCTGTATTTAATGCAGCCGAATTAGTGGTAGGAATTGCTGTTCCTGGAGCAGGAAACTACACTCGTAAAGAAATTGATGCTTTGATTGACTGGGTAAAACGCCCTCAAGTTGGCGCTAGCGGAATGGTTTATGTAAAATGCAATGATGACGGAACTTATAAATCATCCGTAGATAAATTTTACGACCAAGAAGATTTGAAAAAATGGGCTGCCAATACTGGAGCTAAAGCTGGCGATATGATTTTTGTACTTTCTGGTCCTGCCGATAAAACTCGTGGGCAATTAAGCGCTTTGCGTATGGAAGTTGCTACTCGATTAGGGTTAAGAAATCCTGCTGAATTTGCTCCGCTTTGGGTAGTAGATTTCCCATTATTAGAATTGGATGAAGAATCTGGAAGATGGCACGCAATGCACCATCCATTTACATCACCAAAACCAGAAGACATGGAATTATTAGCTACAAATCCAGGTAAAGTTCGTGCAAATGCTTATGATATGGTTTTGAACGGAAATGAAATAGGTGGAGGTTCTATTCGTATTCACGATAAAACAACACAACAATTAATGTTCAAATATTTAGGTTTTACCGAAGAAGAAGCCAAAGCACAATTTGGATTCCTTATGGATGCTTTTCAGTTCGGAGCACCGCCACACGGAGGACTTGCTTTTGGACTAGACAGATTAGTTGCTATTTTAGGAGGACAAGAAACAATCCGTGATTTTATTGCCTTCCCAAAAAATAATTCTGGTCGAGATGTAATGATAGACGCGCCATCAATAATTGATGATTCACAACTAAATGAACTACACATTAAATTAGATTTAAAGTAG
- a CDS encoding efflux RND transporter permease subunit: protein MSHQNKEFGISSWAVDNRVTVYILTLLIVITGVIAYVTMPREDFPEIIENKVYISSVFPGNSAEDVEKLVIKPLEKEIKNISGVDKVTSSSFQDYGMIIAEFSDDVSIEEAKTRIKDKVDNAKADTDWPSMDNGSKVEPNVFELNISEEVPILNINLQGNYTTQQLKKYGELLQDDIEEIAEVKKVDILGVDDKEVEIAVDIFKMTAAQVTFDEIQMAVKNENMTLSGGNLVSQGSRNNIRIIGEIKDPKELENIIVKSFGGAVYLKDIAKISFKEKEKTTYAREKGNEVVMLNVKKRSNQNMISAIEQVKEKLENAKKSYLPSNLKLTLSNDQSSRVEHQVSELSNHIIFGIVLVMIVLMFTMGLRNSLFVGAAIPLSMLMAFSILSAFGLTLNTMVLFGLVMGLGMLVDDGIVVVDNVFANMKKGMDRVTASKVGIGEIAWPVISSTATTLMAFLPFLLWPGTMGKFMKYFPITLTFTLSASLFVAMIVNAAMTGGYMAIDDKNVSKKSAKLYSIIFTIVAVVFVLIGNIYEIKFAKAIGHLAIISLVLMWLYKIKLYQWTQDFQHDFFPRMEEKYKNFLAKILTGRKAWLALAGIIGMLFFSFILLGIFPRKVLFFPDNIPNQAIAYIEYPQGTSIEKTNKATLFVEKQVISILQKYVDPKTNENFLAESIVSQVGVGAGNPNVDAGSASETPYKGKVTVNFSEFKFRQGINTAAILEEIRGKVTGIAGATVTVEKDANGPPAGYPISIQLTGTDYDKMLTQADDMIKFIDSKNIPGIEKLSIDVNKQSPELEVSVDRVNAGSMGVSTGQLGFTLRRSVYGQEISTYKEGDDDYNIVMRMQDDQRKNENILFNQSLTFRNQNNGQIVQIPVSAISKTEKTTTYNQIKRKNHKRIMTIYSNVLTGYNGDEITKQIQSDLKSYQLPKDISYSFSGVQEEQGKNQSFLLYALFLAIAGITIIIVLQFNSVSKTMVILFTVILSFSGVFYGYVIAGMDFVILMTMMGIISLAGIVVKNGIVLMDFFVLLLDKKVADKHLESHDDLSLEEIKEVIIESGKSRLRPVLLTALTAVLGLIPLAIGLNFDFFSLITDFNPHIFLGGDNVMFWGPLAWTIIFGLTYATVLTLVMVPVMFYLVKRTKYWLRDRRNAKKLESISE, encoded by the coding sequence ATGAGTCACCAAAATAAAGAATTCGGAATATCCAGCTGGGCTGTTGATAACCGAGTTACCGTTTACATCTTGACCTTATTAATTGTTATTACAGGTGTTATCGCTTATGTAACAATGCCTCGTGAAGATTTTCCAGAAATCATCGAAAACAAAGTTTACATTTCATCTGTTTTCCCAGGAAATTCAGCCGAAGACGTAGAAAAATTAGTCATCAAACCTTTAGAAAAAGAAATCAAAAACATCAGTGGAGTTGATAAAGTGACTTCAAGTTCATTTCAAGATTATGGAATGATTATCGCTGAGTTTTCAGATGATGTTTCTATCGAAGAAGCTAAAACAAGAATTAAAGATAAAGTTGACAATGCTAAAGCCGATACAGATTGGCCAAGTATGGACAACGGAAGTAAGGTAGAACCAAACGTATTCGAATTAAACATTTCAGAAGAAGTGCCAATTTTGAATATCAACTTACAAGGAAATTACACTACGCAACAGCTAAAAAAGTATGGCGAATTACTTCAAGATGATATTGAAGAAATTGCAGAAGTTAAGAAAGTTGACATTCTTGGAGTAGATGATAAAGAAGTTGAAATTGCAGTTGACATCTTCAAAATGACAGCAGCACAAGTGACTTTTGATGAGATCCAAATGGCTGTCAAAAATGAAAATATGACCCTTTCTGGAGGGAATCTAGTATCTCAAGGTTCTAGAAACAACATTAGAATCATCGGTGAAATTAAAGACCCGAAAGAATTAGAGAACATCATTGTAAAATCTTTTGGTGGAGCAGTTTACTTAAAAGACATTGCTAAAATTTCGTTTAAGGAGAAAGAAAAAACAACTTACGCTCGTGAAAAAGGAAATGAAGTTGTGATGCTAAACGTGAAAAAACGTTCTAATCAAAATATGATTTCTGCCATTGAGCAAGTAAAAGAAAAATTAGAAAACGCTAAAAAATCTTATTTGCCTTCTAACTTAAAACTAACACTTTCTAACGATCAATCCTCAAGAGTTGAACACCAAGTAAGTGAATTATCAAACCACATTATCTTTGGTATTGTACTGGTAATGATTGTATTAATGTTTACAATGGGTTTACGTAACTCGTTATTTGTAGGAGCTGCAATTCCGCTTTCTATGTTAATGGCATTTAGTATTCTTTCTGCCTTTGGATTGACATTAAATACGATGGTCCTTTTTGGATTAGTAATGGGATTAGGAATGTTAGTTGATGATGGTATCGTGGTAGTCGACAACGTATTTGCCAACATGAAAAAAGGAATGGACAGAGTTACCGCTTCCAAAGTTGGTATTGGCGAAATCGCTTGGCCTGTAATCTCATCAACGGCAACCACTTTGATGGCATTTTTACCATTCTTATTATGGCCAGGAACAATGGGTAAATTCATGAAATATTTCCCAATCACATTGACGTTTACCTTATCTGCTTCTTTATTTGTTGCTATGATTGTAAATGCAGCAATGACGGGTGGTTATATGGCTATTGACGACAAAAATGTTTCTAAAAAATCAGCTAAATTATACTCTATTATTTTTACAATTGTAGCTGTAGTTTTTGTTCTTATTGGAAATATTTATGAAATAAAATTTGCAAAAGCAATTGGGCATTTAGCAATAATTTCCTTGGTATTAATGTGGTTGTATAAAATTAAATTATACCAATGGACTCAAGATTTTCAACATGACTTTTTTCCAAGAATGGAAGAGAAGTACAAGAACTTTTTGGCAAAAATACTTACGGGTAGAAAAGCATGGTTGGCTTTAGCAGGAATTATCGGAATGTTATTTTTCTCTTTTATTTTATTGGGAATTTTCCCGAGAAAAGTATTGTTTTTCCCTGACAATATTCCAAATCAAGCTATTGCTTATATTGAATATCCACAAGGTACCTCAATTGAAAAAACAAATAAAGCTACCTTATTTGTAGAGAAACAAGTTATCTCTATTTTGCAGAAATATGTAGATCCTAAAACAAATGAAAATTTCTTAGCAGAATCTATTGTTTCTCAAGTAGGTGTTGGCGCAGGAAATCCAAATGTAGATGCGGGTTCTGCTTCTGAAACGCCATATAAAGGAAAAGTAACTGTTAATTTCTCTGAATTCAAATTCAGACAAGGTATAAATACTGCTGCTATTTTAGAAGAAATTCGAGGAAAAGTAACTGGAATTGCGGGAGCTACCGTTACAGTTGAAAAAGATGCTAATGGTCCTCCAGCAGGTTACCCAATTAGTATTCAATTAACTGGAACTGATTACGATAAAATGCTTACACAAGCTGATGATATGATTAAATTCATTGATTCAAAAAACATTCCTGGAATTGAAAAATTAAGCATTGATGTTAACAAACAAAGTCCAGAGTTAGAAGTAAGTGTTGACCGTGTTAACGCAGGAAGTATGGGCGTTTCAACAGGACAATTAGGTTTCACTTTACGTCGTTCTGTTTATGGTCAGGAAATCTCTACTTATAAAGAAGGAGATGATGATTATAATATTGTGATGCGTATGCAGGATGACCAACGAAAAAATGAAAACATTCTTTTCAATCAATCGTTGACTTTCAGAAATCAAAATAATGGTCAAATTGTTCAAATTCCTGTTTCGGCAATATCTAAAACAGAAAAAACAACAACTTACAACCAAATTAAAAGAAAGAATCACAAACGAATAATGACTATTTATTCGAATGTATTAACTGGATATAATGGGGATGAAATAACTAAACAAATTCAATCGGATTTAAAAAGCTATCAATTACCAAAAGACATTAGTTACTCTTTCTCAGGTGTTCAAGAAGAACAAGGTAAAAATCAAAGTTTCTTGTTGTATGCTTTGTTTTTAGCCATTGCTGGAATCACAATTATTATAGTTTTACAGTTTAATTCGGTTTCAAAAACGATGGTAATTTTATTCACGGTAATTTTGAGTTTTAGTGGTGTTTTCTACGGATATGTAATCGCTGGAATGGATTTCGTAATCTTAATGACCATGATGGGAATTATATCTCTTGCGGGAATTGTAGTGAAAAACGGAATTGTATTGATGGACTTCTTTGTCCTTTTATTAGACAAGAAAGTTGCTGACAAACACCTAGAAAGTCATGATGATTTATCTCTTGAAGAAATAAAAGAAGTAATTATCGAATCTGGTAAATCCCGTTTACGTCCCGTATTACTGACAGCTCTAACAGCGGTTTTAGGATTAATTCCATTAGCAATTGGATTGAACTTTGACTTCTTCTCATTGATTACGGACTTTAATCCACATATCTTCCTTGGAGGAGATAATGTAATGTTCTGGGGACCATTAGCTTGGACTATTATCTTTGGTTTAACTTACGCAACCGTTCTGACTTTAGTAATGGTTCCAGTAATGTTCTATCTAGTTAAGAGAACCAAATACTGGTTGCGCGACAGAAGAAACGCTAAAAAATTAGAGTCTATTTCTGAATAA
- a CDS encoding efflux RND transporter periplasmic adaptor subunit, with protein sequence MKSTQKFQKINTINMTKKLLLFTALSVFLISCSDKETNTNIDTLLASKNLTSIKAKRAELQAQITQIDAALATLETAKVEEALVSVVTVKDTVFSHYLEVQGNVQTKENLIIYPQFSGILTSLNVTAGQRVSKGQVLGTIDDGGLSQQLAQVQSQLALAKTTFERQKRLWDQKIGSEIQYLQAQTNMVSQQKAVSQINAQLAKTKIIAPFSGVIDETLIERGQVVGPGQGLMRIVNLNNMYVSTSVPETYIGKLNTGTNVDVYLTSLNKTYTGRIRQVANNINPNNRTFSIEVSVPNKENLLRPNQVAKLKIVDYTSKNAVVVPTNVVQEDGEKNNFVYIVTNATATTGVAKKVIVTVGQSSNNATEILSGLSANDIVVTEGVNTISDGMKLNF encoded by the coding sequence ATGAAATCAACGCAAAAATTCCAAAAAATCAATACTATAAATATGACCAAAAAATTACTATTATTCACCGCACTATCTGTTTTCTTAATCTCATGTTCAGATAAAGAAACTAATACTAATATTGACACTTTATTAGCTTCAAAAAATCTAACTTCAATCAAAGCAAAAAGAGCGGAATTACAAGCTCAAATAACACAGATTGATGCGGCTTTAGCAACTTTAGAAACAGCTAAAGTAGAAGAAGCTTTGGTTTCTGTAGTTACTGTAAAAGACACTGTTTTTAGTCACTATCTTGAAGTTCAAGGAAATGTACAAACAAAAGAGAATCTTATTATTTATCCTCAATTCTCAGGAATACTAACTTCATTGAATGTAACTGCTGGACAAAGAGTTAGCAAAGGTCAAGTATTAGGAACAATTGATGATGGTGGTTTGAGCCAACAATTAGCACAAGTTCAATCACAATTAGCATTAGCAAAAACTACATTTGAAAGACAAAAACGTTTGTGGGATCAAAAAATTGGTTCAGAAATTCAATACCTTCAAGCACAAACCAATATGGTTAGCCAACAAAAAGCGGTTTCTCAAATTAATGCTCAATTGGCAAAAACTAAAATAATAGCTCCTTTTTCAGGTGTAATTGACGAAACGTTAATCGAAAGAGGACAAGTAGTTGGGCCTGGTCAAGGATTAATGCGAATTGTAAATCTAAACAATATGTATGTTTCAACATCAGTACCAGAAACCTACATTGGAAAACTAAATACAGGAACAAATGTTGATGTGTATTTAACTTCATTAAACAAAACCTACACGGGTAGAATTAGACAAGTAGCTAATAACATCAATCCAAACAACAGAACGTTCAGCATTGAAGTTTCAGTACCTAACAAAGAAAACTTGTTGAGACCTAACCAAGTAGCAAAACTTAAAATTGTAGATTATACTTCTAAAAACGCTGTTGTAGTTCCTACAAATGTAGTTCAAGAAGATGGCGAGAAAAACAACTTTGTTTACATCGTTACAAACGCAACTGCTACTACAGGAGTGGCTAAAAAAGTTATTGTTACTGTAGGACAATCTTCTAATAACGCAACTGAAATTTTAAGCGGATTATCTGCAAATGATATCGTAGTTACGGAAGGTGTAAACACTATTTCAGACGGAATGAAATTAAATTTCTAA